Below is a genomic region from Sander vitreus isolate 19-12246 chromosome 15, sanVit1, whole genome shotgun sequence.
TGGTCCTGCccaacaccctgctacgccctgcactgctactactattatttctagtcatagttctttatctttattgttactataactgccactgttcatcaacCAACTgctgtaattattattaatcatattctgtatatctgtatcagtgtctctgtgtcccaaccggcagcagcagatagccgcccaccaagagtcagggtctgtccgaggtttctgcattgtttaaaggaagttttcctcgccactgtcccaccaaatgcttgctcttgggggggaattgttgggtctttgttaattatagagtgtggtctaaacCTACTCTatactctgtaaagtgtcctgagataaatcctgttatgatttgacaaataaataaaattgaaattgaattgaaaacacattgtgagagggtcaaagttcaagattaaaaccctaaccctaacacccaAGTGcacagctattttaatgtacacatgtGCCATGGATATGCAATGATAAGCCTCTGTCCTGTTgtccattattattatacagtctatgcagtcaAATGTGCTCTTGCCTTTGTGGCACCAAACCCTGTATGCATGGGAAGCACATGTTGTTAGACCTGTAGGGAAGACGCTATTTATGTGGACACTATAGACTGGTTGTCCAGACTGGTTGTCCATTTGTGTACCAAGATATTTTTAGCAGTTGACATTGGCTTTGTTGTGCTTATTAACAACTGCAGGGGAGTGGCCACCAAGGCATGTGTAAAGACAATTTCCTTTGTTtagaatgacaaaaacagtatgCCCTATCAACACTGTCTTTGATGAACAAATGAGTGATTTGGCATGCTACAATGATATGCCTTAACTTCACAAAAATAACTACTATTTATTATTGTCTCAGGTCTCACTCATAACAAGTTGTTAAGGAGTTTTGGTTAGAGCTGCTTCAATTTATGCCAGACATTCTCCTGATCCAAGTGTCTACTAGCGAACACAATTGTTTATGGTTTACAGGAATATTCATTGTGCTTACATACGTAAAATAAAGaatcacaacacaaaaaaaatcatgattatTTGAATGTAaagtaatatatataatatattattctgAAGCACATACAGTAAGCTTTACTGTTGATGCACCTCCTCcaaatttcttttttctccttttaattTGTTATCTCTTCACAAATCATTGCATTTCATGTTAGACTGTCAGGATGTCAATTCCATGTATCCTGAAAAATGAACTTTATAAAGTAAGCACAACAGAGATCCTTCCCTCTTCTGTCTGTTtcctttattcttttttttttaatgttttgtttttgtttcctttatTCTGAAAGCttgaaacaaaccaaacaaagaaAAGTAGAGAGAGCTTAACCCACACAACCTTTAGTCTCTCAATGTTACTACCCAGTCATCGAGGAGTGTAACTTTTTAAAAACTCTTTTAAATCTTCTCAGGCTCCTCCTTGTCAGATGTGTTTGGCATGTCATATTTCAGGTCAAGAGTGGGCTGAGTGCCAGGGCTCatctacagtatacagtattcaTCTACTAGACTCAAGGACATACAAAGGAGCTTCTATAAAAAGGGTGCTTGGTCCTTGCATTATAGCCTATAGAAACTGACTCATATTTAAGTTTACAGTTTACACTTGCAGTAATAATGCTAAATAAGTTTGAACGTTTTCTCATTAGTAAAACAACCTTGCTAATATGTACTCCACACGTGCTGCATTTGAATCTTagatgtatttttaaaaagaatataatTTGAGTGGTGTATAACGTAATTTGCAACACAAAATGTGCAGTCATAAAATAGAGGTAAGCTGAAAGTATCCCCAGCAAGTAAACCATAAAGTAATGTACAATATGTCACATTCACAGTGAGACAGTATAAGTGGCCCTGTGTGCACAACATGCTCTTTATTAAAGGTGACACATGTAGCCATACATAACATCTGTAACAAACTGTCAGCCTTAGCAGATGAATAATTTGCTTCCAGATGAATGTAATGGCTCATCTCTATATGATGCAGACTGAGAAATAGTTTTTAGTCATAGCTAAACAACTAAATCCCCGCCTTTTGTTGTGCAAAAATAGCATATAATGTATTCAAGCACACCAAGGCTCAAACAAGTTAAATTACTGAAGACCTCTGGCCCTACTTGAATAGCTTGTGTGCAACACGTCTGTACAGTAGCCCACCTACCTATTGAGGTGTCATTTCTCATTTCTCATTTCTTCATTTGTCATCTCTTTTTTGAAAGAAAGAATATGATAAATATGAAAGGCAATAACACAACTTCAGTCAACAATACATATTAAAATACACACATCAaggaaaaagtaaaagtacaaatgtaTTTTCCCTCACTTATTTCAAATTTTTACTTTACATTAATCCTGGATACACTTTTCATTAATGGACTAATGTAGGTCTGGAATCTACAACATCTTGTTTATTGGCATATGACTTATTTTGGGTCTTCTCTCTGCCTAGATGGCAACTGTTCATCAACTCCATTCCAATGCGATAAACATTCCCTCTGCAGCTTTTATGGAATGGTGCTCAGCCTCAATTTTATTTCAGACATCTGAAGTGGGCTGTTGTCCTGCAACTGTATACCAGTGACATTTACATGCTTCTTCAAGACCCCAGCCTGTGCCTGCTATAGCACACTCCAATAAGATTAATATCACTAGCATTGAAGATCATTAaggaaataacattttattattgaaaaaagtaggTGACATATCTGTCTGTTAATGAAAAGCATATATTATATAGTGTACAAACACTTACAATATATATTAGCAGATGACATACACGTATACTGTGAAATTACTGGGAACAATAAGAGCCATACGTCTAACGACACTTAAATATTTTTACTTCTGTAACACTAAATGGAATGGCTCTGACACTGTTTAATTGAATAGTTGCCACCGTTTTTATTGTACTACCAAATCTGACATGTGTCAATGTCCTTCAAATGTTAGTCGCATTTGGGTGATCTCcaaaacttaaaataataaatcataagTCAATACCTGAAGAAATGGCGAACactctttattttacattggtTAACACACAagttgtcaaaaagaaaaatgactgaAGACCTCTGGCCCTACTGCAATAGCTTGTGTGCAACACGTCTGTACAGTAGCCCACCTACCTATTGAGGTGTCATTTCTCAAGGTCATCTCTTTTTCTGAAGAAAGAATGTTCGGTAAATATGAAAGGCAATAACACAACTCTCTATTTTACATTGATTAACAAACTGTAATAATGATTACAATCACAAAAGATTAAGTCAACATCTTTACTGTTTAaagaatattatatatattctcAACCTCTGcaatatttatacatattttaacTAATTTAAGTATCATGATTTTAAAACCAGTGTTGCTTTTAAGTACATTCATTGGTTTCAATATAATATACTTTTCTATATGGATTCAAAACATATAAAATCCTCAAAAACATCAATCCTATACTTTTATAATTAAAATGCATGTATAAACTGTATTGTAAGCATATGCATTAATAGATGTGTGATGCAAAAGCTTGTAAGTCATGTGTTAGAAAATCTAATATTACAAATACATATATCATAAAGTCTATAGCCATTGTTTatgtaacaattttttttttatcgttttgcTATTACTATGCTTTTTGACTATTCAGTTGGTCAGACCATTCAGAGGGAAAAAATACCTACTGTACTGTGACAAATGAGTACAAGGTACTCTCAatcaatgtcaatgtcaatgtcaCAGGATTAGCACAAGACGAGAAGAATGCATGACCAAACTAAGCAGGGCACACCTACTGAGGAGACAGTCCTCCCTCTATAAAAGAGGCTGTTGAGGACTCTGTCGATAACTGGTAGGCTTCCTACTCAGGTAAGTACAACAGCTTTAATTTATTAGTATTGTGTAAGTAGTAATTGATGTGTCTCTAGTCAGTCAGTGCCTAGAagcataatttattattataattataattaaaaattcatttattttcatgtatttatttccaCTGGGTGTGCTACTGCACAAATGTGATGCCAGtaaatacttaaaaaataatatgtgCATATTTTAGAGATTAATATATTTCTCTAAAGATGTATGTACTCATGATTGACTGTTCATTAATaggataaaaaaagaacagaccTGACTCCATCTTCCGTTTGGACCAAAGGAGGTAATTTCTAGTTTATTTCAAGTGATAGCCACAATTTCAAAACACAACTTACCTGATaggccaaacaaaacaaatactaGAGAAATTTAGTATGTATAACCTTTTCTTAACCCCAGGCGCTTAAGGTGCCATCATGAGCACAGACGCAGAGATGGAGGCCTATGGCCCCGCGGCCGTTTACCTCCGAAAACCAGAGAGGGAGCGGATTGAGGCTCAGACTGCTCCATTTGATGCCAAAACAGCCTTCTTTGTGGCTGATCCTGATAACATGTATTCCAAAGGAAAACTCATAAAAAAAGAGGGTGGCAAAGCCACAGTTGAGACACTGGCACTAGAAGGAAAGGAATCAAAGGTAAGTCTAATCGTACAATCAAACAACGACCGGAAGGACAGTGGAGTTTGACATGACAGTtcttgaaaacatttgaataataTTAGCTTTTTTACTTCACAGACTTTCAGCAAAGGATAATGAGATTCATTTTAATAAACTATATGAGACTGTATGactatctttttttaaatgtatttcctaTTCAGACTCTCACTGTAAAAGAAGAGGACATCCATGCCATGAACCCTCCCAAGTACGATAAAATTGAAGACATGGCCATGATGACCCACCTCAATGAGCCTGCTGTGCTGTATAACCTCAAAGAGCGTTTTGCATCATGGATGATCTACGTAAGCTTTGATCTTAAAATGTAGTGTGCTTTTATCTGTAAGTCTTGTGCATCTGTGCATGTGATAATGTTTCTCTCTATTGTGCTACAGACCTACTCTGGCTTGTTCTGTGTCGTCGTGAACCCCTACAAGTGGCTTCCTGTGTACGATGCTCAGGTTGTTAATGCATACAGAGGCAAGAAGAGGATTGAGGCTCCACCCCACATCTTCTCCATTTCTGATAATGCCTATCAGTTCATGCTCACTGGTAAGATATAAGTTACCACCGAATTTGAGGGGATGAAACAAGGAAAAATCTCACTTATACTGTAGGTTTAACTTGAATGTATATGCTTATATTTCAGATCGTGAGAACCAGTCTGTCCTTATCACGTAAGTGTAACAAAACTTGTCAAGATAATTCTTTTGGAACTTTATGACCATCTTGCTGAGAAATAAATATTATCCATAATTCCTCAGTGGAGAATCTGGTGCAGGAAAGACTGTCAACACCAAGCGTGTCATCCAGTACTTTGCAACAATTGCAGTGGCTGGAGCTAAGAAACCAGAAAGTGGAAAAATCCAGGTAAAATTGGTTGTCAGCTAAAAATGTTTGCCACAGTTGATTGTTGTTGAATAATCTTGTACAGCCTCATTATGTCTCTATGTAGGGTTCGCTGGAAGATCAAATCATTGCAGCCAACCCTCTACTAGAGGCCTATGGTAATGCCAAGACTGTGAGGAATGACAACTCCTCTCGTTTTGTAAGTATTCATATTATGGACCTTCACATAACTTTCTTATGCTTACTTAGAGTGAAGCTGACATTTTCTGGTAAATGTTTAGGGTAAATTCATCAGAATCCACTTTGGCTCTAGTGGCAAGCTGGCCTCAGCTGATATTGAAACGTGtaagttatttttcttttataggCAGTGGACAACATTGTCAACAATTActattgttaaaaaatgtattatgttgcatttttgttttgttttgcattcatCATCAATTCTTTATATCTAACAAATACTCACAGATCTGCTGGAGAAGTCCCGTGTCACTTTCCAGTTGTCTGCTGAGAGAAGCTACCACATCTTCTATCAGCTAATGACTGGCCACAAGCCTGAGCTCCTGGGTATGTtataacacaatacacaaaTAATAGAACAAAAAAATTTGCTCACTAATGCATTTCCTCTCATTTCTTCCAGAGGCCCTTCTAATTACTACCAACCCTTATGACTACCATATGATCAGTCAGGGTGAAATCACTGTCAAAAGCATCAATGATGTGGAGGAGTTCATTGCAACCGATGTAAGTTGATAGTATTTTTGTAGAATAACAGCAGACGAATGTCAGAATAActttatatacattttctaaaagGATATGCTGTGCATGAATTTCAGACTGCTATTGACATCTTGGGCTTCACTGCTGAGGAGAAGGTTGCCATCTACAAGCTGACTGGAGCTGTGATGCATCATGGTAACATGAAATTTAAGCAGAAACAGCGTGAGGAGCAGGGTGAACCTGATGGCACTGAGGGTAATTGtattaatattgtgatattacaTAATCAAATTACATCTTGTCACATCAAAGCACATCACTTTAAATACAAACACCTCACCTTTTTTGCATAAACTTATACTGCAAGAATGTCATCACAACTACACTGCTAAGACTTATACGGATTATATTGGTTGAATGCCAATTAGACAAAGAAGGACCGGCAGTGAGCACTCTGATGTGTAGGTTTTTAAAGCAACATGAGATAACCTATAGAGCGGTAGAGAGGTTGTGTCATCTGTGTCAAAATTGCAGGAGGAAAATCAATCATCTTACTTTATGGTGTTAACATTGCTTTATTAGATCCTGTGCATTTCTGTGTATTAATGCATTTTTCTTTCCTAAATCAGAGGCTGATAAAATTGCCTACCTCATGGGCCTGAATTCAGCTGACATGCTAAAAGCCCTGTGCTACCCAAGAGTCAAGGTTGGAAACGAGATGGTGACCAAAGGTCAGACTGTACCACaggtaataaaaagaaaatgtgacgtTTAAAAGTTTTGGGACATATTTGCATTTTGATATAAAAACATTATTCTAAGAAGTTACCACACTAAAATCCTTATTTCTAGGTCTACAATGCTGTCAGTGCTCTGTGCAAGTCtgtctatgagaaaatgttcTTGTGGATGGTCATCCGTATCAATGAGATGCTAGACACAAAGCAGCCAAGACAGTTCTTCATTGGGGTGTTGGATATCGCTGGATTTGAGATCTTTGATGTGAGTAATTTAAAGAACAGAATTTTGTCATCAATGTTTTTCCTTGGGACTGATTATATTTCTAAAATTACAGTACAACAGCTTGGAGCAACTATGTATCAACTTTACCAATGAGAAACTACAGCAGTTCTTCAACCACCACATGTTTGTCCTGGAGCAAGAGGAGTACAAGAAAGAAGGCATTGAATGGGAGTTCATTGACTTTGGTATGGACTTGGCTGCCTGCATTGAGCTTATCGAGAAGGTAAAACAAATCTGTCAGGTAGAACTAAAATCCTGTTTTCTGAGTGCGGTGTtaattgttgattatttttaatATGACATTTCCTTTCAGCCAATGGGCATTTTCTCCATTCTTGAAGAGGAGTGCATGTTCCCCAAGGCTACAGACACTTCATTTAAGAACAAGCTGCATGATCAGCATCTTGGCAAGACCAAGGCCTTTGAGAAGCCCAAGCCTGGAAAGGGTAAGGCTGAGGCTCACTTCTCCCTGATTCACTATGCTGGTACAGTGGACTATAATATAACTGGCTGGCTGGACAAGAACAAGGACCCCCTGAATGACTCAGTTGTTCAACTCTACCAAAAATCTGCAAACAAACTGCTGGCAATGCTGTATGCAGCCCATGCTTCGACCGAGGGTAAGAAGCTAATACTGTAACTCCTCCATATGGTTTCCCATAGGAAATAAAACGGCACAATGAATAAAGAGTTAATTATTTGCTGGCACTATGTTTTAAAATGCAGAATCTGGTGGTGGCAAAAAGGGTGGTGGAAAGAAGAAGGGTGGTTCCTTCCAGACTGTGTCTGCTCTTTTCAGGGTATGTTTCCAGTTTGATCCAATTTGAGCTGATTGGTTCATGTTTTGAAGttgacttttgttttaaataataatatttcgcATCACAGGAGAACTTGGGCAAGCTGATGACAAATTTGAGGAGCACACATCCTCATTTTGTGCGCTGCCTGATTCCCAATGAATCAAAGACACCAGGTTTGgtctttttgtgttgttgttgctgttgttggtattgttgatgttgttgttttgtattttttgaaacCAAAGACTAGCCTAAATGCTTTTTACACTGACTTATTTTGTACAATGTGCAGGTCTTATGGAGAACCACTTGGTTATCCACCAGCTGAGGTGTAACGGTGTGCTGGAAGGCATCAGAATCTGCAGAAAGGGCTTCCCCAGCAGAATCCTCTATGGTGACTTCAAGCAGAGGTGATTGTCAGTGGAAATAACTAAAGTGATTATGATGTGAAACATGGGGCTGAGGAGTgaggtaaatatatatatatattttctcttGTAGATACAAAGTATTAAATGCTAGTGTCATCCCCGAGGGACAGTTCATTGACAACAAGAAAGCTTCAGAAAAGCTGCTGGGCTCCATTGATGTGGACCACACTCAGTACAAGTTTGGACACACAAAGGTTAATTCTTATAGACAATATTTACAGACTTCTACTTGTGCAGTTGTCCTGTTTTATCCATGTATGCTAATGACTAATTGCCTTCACTCGACAACACAGGTGTTCTTCAAAGCTGGTCTGCTGGGTACCCTGGAAGAGATGAGAGATGACAAACTGGCTTCACTGGTGACAATGACTCAGGCTCTTTGCAGAGGTTTCCTTATGAGGAGAGAGTTTGCTAAGATGATGGAGAGGAGGTAAGATTGCCATACAGCATACTGAATTACTTCTTAAATTCCAGTGGGATGTTAAACAAAAGCAatattgttaatgttttttattagAGATGCAATCTTCGCCATCCAGTACAACATCCGATCATTCATGAATGTGAAGAACTGGCCATGGATGCATCTGTACTTCAAGATCAAGCCTCTTCTGAAGAGTGCTGAGACTGAGAAGGAGCTGGCTCAGATGAAAGATAACTATGAAAAGATGAAAACAGACCTGGCTACTGCCCTGGCCAAGAAGAAGGAACTGGAGGAGAAGATGGTTTCCCTGCTGCAGGAAAAGAATGACCTGCAACTGCAAGTAGCATCTGTGAGTAGAAAGCAAAAGCAGACTTCATGTTCTATTTGTCAGATCTTCTTCAGGCAAACAATCAAATGTTTTGCTGTACCAAAGCAACCCACtttatatcattttttaaatatgtttgacATATATTGTTTAAACTATAGGAAAGTGAGAACCTGTCTGATGCTGAGGAAAGGTGTGAGGGGCTCATTAAGAGCAAAATCCAACTTGAGGCCAAACTCAAAGAGACAACCGAAAGactggaggatgaagaggaaatgAATGCAGAGCTGACCGCCAAGAAGAGGAAGCTGGAGGATGAATGCTCTGAGCTGAAGAAAGACATTGATGACTTGGAGCTCACCTTGGCTAAAGTGGAAAAGGAGAAACATGCCACAGAAAACAAGGTTCACACAACTTGAAATATAGACTGATTCAAAATGCTAAAGTGTTTCTACAGAATCTAATTTGTATAGATGTTAAGTTATATACAAAATGtacccttccttcctttttctttaGGTGAAAAACCTGACAGAGGAGATGGCATCTCAAGATGAGTCTATTGCCAAGTTAACCAAGGAGAAGAAAGCCCTCCAAGAGGCCCACCAGCAAACACTTGATGATCTCCAGGCAGAGGAAGACAAAGTCAACACTCTGACCAAGGCCAAGACTAAGCTGGAACAGCAAGTGGACGATGTAAGAGAACATTGCTTTCAGAGTTATTAAAGTACAAAGCAGTTTGGGTCTTAGGATTGATGTCCCACTGTGCAAatacaaaactttttttatttcaaaagctTGAGGGATCACTGGAGCAAGAGAAGAAGCTCCGTATGGACCTTGAGAGAGCCAAGAGGAAGCTTGAGGGAGATCTGAAACTGGCCCAGGAATCCATAATGGATCTGGAGAATGACAAGCAGCAATCTGATGAGAAACTGAAGAAGtacttgttattattatatttggtGACACTTTACTtgcacatgacactgtcatgacacatgaaccctaaccgtaactctaaccctaaccataacttgtcatgacaacaaccgaatgacacttaatgacagaagcgttatgtcatgaacgtttatgacttgtttataatgttcatgacacgttcatgagtgtcatgtcactcttatgtagataccttcaagtaaagtgtaaccgaaatATTTTACTATTGCCACAATGCAACATAATGATCCTGAGTCAACTATAacagcaaaacatgtttttgttctgCTCTTCCAGGAAGGACTTTGAGACCAGCCAGCTCCTCAGCAAGATTGAAGATGAACAGTCTCTTGGTGCTCAGCTTCAGAAGAAGATCAAGGAACTCCAGGTAATGTAATGCATATGAATTTTAAAAGTCagttaataaaaaacaacattctCAAGTTAAAAAGCCTTCTTGATATTACTTTCGTCAAATCTAGGCTCGTATTGAGGAGCTTGAGGAAGAGATTGAGGCTGAGAGGGCTGCTCGGGCGAAGGTAGAGAAGCAGAGGGCGGACCTCTCCAGGGAGCTGGAGGAGATCAGCGAGAGACTTGAGGAAGCTGGAGGAGCAACAGCCGCTCAGATTGAGATGAACAAGAAGCGTGAGGCTGAGTTCCAGAAGCTGCGTCGTGATCTTGAAGAGTCAACCCTGCAGCATGAAGCTACCGCAGCAGCTCTCCGCAAGAAGCAGGCCGACAGTGTTGCAGAGTTGGGAGAGCAGATCGACAACCTCCAACGTGTCAAGCAGAagctggagaaggagaagagcGAGTACAAGATGGAGATTGATGACCTTTCCAGCAACATGGAGTCTGTTGCCAAAGCAAAGGTATGCACTGTTTACAGGAAAACACAATTACATAGAATTTCAGCACATTTTCAAATAATGAAAGTGGAGAATAAATAGAGAATATCTGACCAGTAAGTTCCTTGCTCACAGCATTTGAGTCTTGTCAATTACATGCCAATTACAGACCAATCTGGAGAAAATGTGCCGAAGTCTTGAAGACCAATTAAGTGAAATCAAGAGCAAAAATGATGAAAACGTTCGCCAGCTAAATGACCTCGGTGCACAGAGGGCAAGACTGCAAACAGAGAACGGTGTGTATCCAAAGATGTGAAATGTGTAATACTATATTAATAAGTGCCTCTTTTAAATTCAGATATGATTTATTCCGATGTTCCAAATTGAGGATTGGGTTACGTGTTTAAATGGATACTGTGTGATTTGTATAGGTTACAGCATAGTTACTGAGGTCACATActatgtattgtatgtaattCTATTTAGAGAAAACTGACAATTTCATATGAATCATTATTCTCTTACCTATGTGTTGTGCTATCATTTCaaatagtttgttttctttttaatgtaaagcactttcagCAATATTTCAGGTATGAAAGAAGCCATCCAAAACGTTTTCTTACTCTTATTCGTTCAGGTGAGTTCACTCGCCAGGTCGAGGAGAAGGAAGCTCTTATTTCCCAGTTCACCAGAGGCAAACAGGCTTACACTCAGCAGATTGAAGAGCTTAAGAGACACATTGAGGAGGAAGTGAAGGTAAAATATCTTATATTTGCATTGTCCACTTTATAATGCAATGTGTGCTTGGGCTGTCTATCAGGTATGATATCTCCAGTCATAGCTAAGGCAcgacaaatgaatgcagagcatTTACTTATTGTAAACCGAATTAAATATGTCAGACAGCACAgctctgtttaaaaaaacatgaatttcaatgtatgttacagtaaaaaaagaatGCTACAGTAAGTGTGTCCAGGAACACATTTTGCcaagaccacaaacacacacacacacacacacacacacacacacacacacacaaacacacacaaggtgaaaacaataccaGCGTTACTGTCTTGGCTGGTAATTAAGACTTCAGTGCTTCTTATTATGAATTTACAGGCCAAGAACGCCCTGGCCCATGCTGTTCAGTCAGCCCGCCATGACTGTGATCTGCTCAGAGAGCAGtttgaggaggagcaggaggccaAGGCTGAGCTGCAGCGTGGAATGTCCAAGGCCAACAGTGAGGTGGCTCAGTGGAGAAGCAAATATGAGACTGATGCTATTCAGCGCACTGAAGAACTGGAGGAGGCAAAGTAAGTGAaacctttttactttttcataaaTACTGCACATGATTTTAATTCAATAGTTTACCAATTCagatatttttgctgaattaAATTCACTACTTCACTTCAGGAAAAAGCTTGCCCAACGCCTGCAGGATGCTGAGGAATCCATTGAGGCTGTGAACTCTAAGTGTGCCTCTCTGGAAAAGACCAAGCAGAGGCTGCAGTCGGAGGTGGAGGACCTCATGATTGATGTGGAGAGAGCTAATGGTCTGGCTGCCAACCTTGACAAGAAGCAGAGGAACTTTGATAAGGTAAATGGTTAAACTGGTCATCAAAACCAGTTTAATCACaagaaacacatacaaatataatTAAGTAATTATTTAATGAACCCTTCTAGGTCCTGGCAGAATGGAAACAGAAATATGAGGAGAGCCAGGCAGAGCTGGAAGGAGCCCAAAAGGAGGCTCGTTCTCTCAGCACTGAACTGTTTAAAATGAAGAACTCTTATGAGGAGGCTCTTGATCAGCTGGAGACCATGAAAAGAGAGAACAAGAACCTGCAGCGTATGTCAACTACTATCTActttaaaggcaaataataataatattttaaggTTGTGGAGGGTATAAGaatgtttctcttttttgtattttctctgTAGAGGAGATCTCAGATCTGACTGAACAGATTGGTGAGACTGGAAAAAGCATCCATGagctggaaaaagcaaaaaagactATAGAAAGTGAGAAGGTTGAAATTCAGACTGCCCTGGAGGAAGCAGAGgtatcatttttatatttaatttgtttgttattgCAACAATTCCTTTAATGGTGTCCTATGCCATTAGTTCTTTTAACTAATTTCAAATATGTTTCGACGA
It encodes:
- the LOC144529784 gene encoding myosin heavy chain, fast skeletal muscle; translated protein: MSTDAEMEAYGPAAVYLRKPERERIEAQTAPFDAKTAFFVADPDNMYSKGKLIKKEGGKATVETLALEGKESKTLTVKEEDIHAMNPPKYDKIEDMAMMTHLNEPAVLYNLKERFASWMIYTYSGLFCVVVNPYKWLPVYDAQVVNAYRGKKRIEAPPHIFSISDNAYQFMLTDRENQSVLITGESGAGKTVNTKRVIQYFATIAVAGAKKPESGKIQGSLEDQIIAANPLLEAYGNAKTVRNDNSSRFGKFIRIHFGSSGKLASADIETYLLEKSRVTFQLSAERSYHIFYQLMTGHKPELLEALLITTNPYDYHMISQGEITVKSINDVEEFIATDTAIDILGFTAEEKVAIYKLTGAVMHHGNMKFKQKQREEQGEPDGTEEADKIAYLMGLNSADMLKALCYPRVKVGNEMVTKGQTVPQVYNAVSALCKSVYEKMFLWMVIRINEMLDTKQPRQFFIGVLDIAGFEIFDYNSLEQLCINFTNEKLQQFFNHHMFVLEQEEYKKEGIEWEFIDFGMDLAACIELIEKPMGIFSILEEECMFPKATDTSFKNKLHDQHLGKTKAFEKPKPGKGKAEAHFSLIHYAGTVDYNITGWLDKNKDPLNDSVVQLYQKSANKLLAMLYAAHASTEESGGGKKGGGKKKGGSFQTVSALFRENLGKLMTNLRSTHPHFVRCLIPNESKTPGLMENHLVIHQLRCNGVLEGIRICRKGFPSRILYGDFKQRYKVLNASVIPEGQFIDNKKASEKLLGSIDVDHTQYKFGHTKVFFKAGLLGTLEEMRDDKLASLVTMTQALCRGFLMRREFAKMMERRDAIFAIQYNIRSFMNVKNWPWMHLYFKIKPLLKSAETEKELAQMKDNYEKMKTDLATALAKKKELEEKMVSLLQEKNDLQLQVASESENLSDAEERCEGLIKSKIQLEAKLKETTERLEDEEEMNAELTAKKRKLEDECSELKKDIDDLELTLAKVEKEKHATENKVKNLTEEMASQDESIAKLTKEKKALQEAHQQTLDDLQAEEDKVNTLTKAKTKLEQQVDDLEGSLEQEKKLRMDLERAKRKLEGDLKLAQESIMDLENDKQQSDEKLKKKDFETSQLLSKIEDEQSLGAQLQKKIKELQARIEELEEEIEAERAARAKVEKQRADLSRELEEISERLEEAGGATAAQIEMNKKREAEFQKLRRDLEESTLQHEATAAALRKKQADSVAELGEQIDNLQRVKQKLEKEKSEYKMEIDDLSSNMESVAKAKTNLEKMCRSLEDQLSEIKSKNDENVRQLNDLGAQRARLQTENGEFTRQVEEKEALISQFTRGKQAYTQQIEELKRHIEEEVKAKNALAHAVQSARHDCDLLREQFEEEQEAKAELQRGMSKANSEVAQWRSKYETDAIQRTEELEEAKKKLAQRLQDAEESIEAVNSKCASLEKTKQRLQSEVEDLMIDVERANGLAANLDKKQRNFDKVLAEWKQKYEESQAELEGAQKEARSLSTELFKMKNSYEEALDQLETMKRENKNLQQEISDLTEQIGETGKSIHELEKAKKTIESEKVEIQTALEEAEGTLEHEESKILRIQLELNQVKSEIDRKLSEKDEEMEQIKRNSQRVIDSMQSTLDAEVRSRNDALRIKKKMEGDLNEMEIQLSHANRQAAEAQKQLRNVQGQLKDAQLHLDDAVRGQEDMREQVAMVERRNGLMLAEIEELRAALEQTERGRKVAEQELVDASERVGLLHSQNTSLLNTKKKLETDFVQVQGEVEDLVQESRNAEEKAKKAITDAAMMAEELKKEQDTSAHLERMKKNLEVTVKDLQHRLDEAENLAMKGGKKQLQKLESRVRELEAEVEGEQRRGADAIKGVRKYERKVKELTYQTEEDKKNVTRLQDLVDKLQLKVKAYKRQAEEAEEQANTHMSRLRKVQHELEEAQERADIAESQVNKLRVKSRDAGKGSDSAE